The following proteins are co-located in the Pyricularia oryzae 70-15 chromosome 1, whole genome shotgun sequence genome:
- a CDS encoding cytochrome P450 3A19: MSIPIATIASAVLSLRGLTWVAFIFLVSYCIYSLHIKPLLSPLRHLPAPKQGFLWFRLLKEPKAVEIERWMDELPHDGLFRYYGIFNRQRIFTASPKATADLLHGPNAFKYIKPKLQFILANNIAGKGLLIQEREENKHARKGLIPAFNPDQIRKSFPDMWKTAVETIEALPNYTEKMALGDNGCNSTEVVELLKLISAASIDIIGHFAYSTDFKAIQINAPKYKRHALKSPNSIFARAYVEMFKTTWRGQRSLEAASLIGANIALALPLRAVKTIKSIMALVWQVSENIVTEHERAAEYQNGRDPRGHAQRGDAVRGLSHRDLVTQTVHFLAAGTETVAGSASWAVHLLSRHPEMQTRLRDEVRAAIPDPNAPQQQATLRSLSYLGAVVQEVLRYHSINTLLWRECVDPTASEICGVYIPKGTVVVFSPWAMNRDPKSWGPDARTFNPDRWLGPADQQEKHRRHPCSFLTFGSGPRRCPGEPYARDELLCLIASLVGRYHFSPLRPEAESDEGQEIGDDFALTLFKIYEGWRLMVTRVPGW; this comes from the exons ATGTCCATACCGATAGCTACGATCGCCTCGGCGGTCCTGTCCCTAAGGGGCCTAACTTGGGTGGCCTTTATATTCCTCGTCAGCTACTGCATCTATTCTTTGCATATCAAGCCCTTGCTCAGCCCCCTGCGCCACCTTCCGGCCCCtaaacagggctttttatGGTTTCGACTCCTTAAAGAGCCCAAAGCCGTAGAGATTGAGCGGTGGATGGACGAGCTTCCCCACGACGGTCTCTTCAGGTATTATGGCATTTTTAACAGACAGCGCATTTTTACTGCCAGCCCTAAAGCTACTGCCGACCTGTTGCACGGTCCAAACGCCTTTAAATATATCAAGCCCAAATTGCAATTTATATTGGCCAACAATATTGCGGGCAAAGGTCTCCTAATCCaggaaagggaagaaaatAAACACGCCCGCAAAGGTTTAATTCCCGCTTTCAACCCCGACCAAATAAGGAAATCGTTCCCCGATATGTGGAAAACGGCCGTCGAAACCATAGAAGCATTGCCAAATTACACGGAAAAAATGGCTTTAGGGGATAATGGGTGTAACAGCACCGAAGTCGTCGAATTGCTTAAACTCATATCGGCCGCGAGCATCGATATAATCGGCCATTTTGCCTATAGCACCGATTTCAAGGCCATACAAATAAACGCACCAAAATACAAACGGCATGCCCTCAAATCGCCAAACTCGATCTTCGCCCGCGCCTACGTCGAAATGTTCAAAACGACATGGAGAGGCCAGCGGTCGCTCGAGGCCGCTTCGCTAATCGGCGCCAACATTGCCCTGGCCCTGCCCCTGCGCGCCGTCAAAACCATCAAAAGCATTATGGCACTGGTCTGGCAGGTGTCGGAAAACATAGTCACCGAGCACGAGCGCGCGGCGGAG TACCAAAACGGCCGCGATCCGAGAGGACATGCTCAGCGTGGCGATGCGGTCCGGGGCCTTTCGCACCGGGATCTCGTCACGCAGACGGTGCacttcctcgccgccggcaCCGAGACGGTGGCGGGCAGCGCCTCGTGGGCCGTGCACCTCCTCTCACGACACCCAGAGATGCAGACGCGGCTGCGCGACGAGGTCCGCGCCGCCATCCCGGATCCGAACGCGCCGCAGCAACAGGCCACGTTGCGGTCGCTGTCCTATCTCGGCGCCGTGGTACAGGAGGTGCTGCGGTACCACTCCATCAACACGCTGTTGTGGCGCGAGTGCGTCGATCCGACGGCATCTGAGATCTGCGGCGTTTACATCCCCAAAGGCACCGTCGTCGTCTTTTCACCTTGGGCCATGAACCGCGATCCCAAGAGCTGGGGACCCGATGCTCGCACCTTCAACCCGGATCGGTGGTTGGGCCCCGCGGACCAGCAAGAGAAGCACCGGCGCCACCCGTGCTCGTTCCTGACCTTCGGGTCCGGCCCGCGCCGATGCCCGGGCGAGCCCTACGCTCGCGATGAGCTGCTGTGTCTAATCGCCAGCCTGGTCGGACGCTACCACTTCTCGCCGCTCCGGCCAGAGGCGGAGTCAGACGAGGGTCAGGAGATTGGGGACGATTTTGCGCTGACGCTTTTCAAGATTTACGAGGGCTGGAGgttgatggtgacgagggttCCGGGGTGGTGA
- a CDS encoding glycoside hydrolase, whose amino-acid sequence MTQITMATDEELIMTPPESPPTPLRRGSIIGGRQGDKFRLTVLADGLVRYEWAPDSRFEDRPSSFAYRRDRGGTDGFVVEESDDGGWIDIVTKRFRITFDTNCTSFAAHNFFCLVAGHTRSLWRYGYYKPWESLGGTARTLDRVDGRTDWGTGIMSHKGYATIDDSTTMLFEEDGFVAPRLAGEGRVDGYLFAYGHDYRDAIKAFYLISGETPVIPRWALGNWWSRYYPYSDDEYVGLMDDFEKHRVPLSVAVIDMDWHLVDDPRVIADGQNGWTGYSWDRKLFPHPRRFLAELHKRGLKTTLNDHPADGVHRYEDLYEEFCRAVGRDPASGEPVAFDITNRKYMRAYFEVLLKPLQEDGCDFWWIDWQQGEYTKLRGVDPLWVLNHFHYQHIKSSKMPQPLILSRYAGPGSHRYPLGFSGDSVVSWDSLRFQPAFTATASNIGYGWWSHDIGGHYLGAKSVELTTRWVQLGVFSPIMRLHSSNTRWVSKEPWLLPTGGPQETVLDFMRLRHRLLPYLYSMNVRASEEGMPLVQPMYWECPTRHEAYRVENQFLFGSSMMVLPITDPLDPTYRLAKTKGWLPPGRWVDYFTGRIYTGDREAWMSRPLDQYPVFVREGSIVVLDAAEKLQNSTPLPSSLEVVLAVDQSSGNACFDLHEDVQAKDGEIRRLTTKIEWTAETSTVTITNPPGSPKDSHPTREWNLLFLAQHGSRCTLTNAQNNAQLRRQPDERGSRFTLGSFPSDEPIVVTLGGAGGMRNKNPIGHIEKMLGDAEIEYALKDTIWAALTVEMGKKTYQARPKNEQLQGVQALEIDDSLRHAIVELLLLEYEDI is encoded by the coding sequence ATGACCCAGATAACTATGGCGACTGATGAAGAACTCATCATGACACCACCCGAGTCCCCGCCTACTCCCCTGCGCAGGGGAAGCATCATCGGCGGACGTCAAGGCGACAAGTTTCGCCTGACTGTCCTGGCTGATGGCCTAGTCCGCTACGAGTGGGCGCCGGACAGTCGGTTCGAGGATAGGCCGTCCTCGTTTGCATACCGTCGCGACCGCGGAGGGACCGACGGTTTTGTGGTCGAGGAGTCGGACGACGGCGGCTGGATTGACATAGTCACCAAACGTTTCCGCATCACCTTTGACACAAACTGCACGTCGTTTGCGGCGCACAACTTCTTCTGCCTCGTGGCGGGCCACACCCGCAGCCTCTGGCGGTATGGCTACTACAAGCCGTGGGAGAGCCTCGGCGGCACTGCTCGCACGCTGGACCGCGTCGACGGCAGGACGGACTGGGGCACCGGCATCATGTCGCACAAGGGGTATGCCACCATCGACGACTCGACCACCATGCTTTTCGAGGAGGATGGCTTTGTCGCGCCCCGTCTCGCGGGAGAAGGGAGGGTGGACGGTTACTTGTTCGCCTACGGGCACGACTACCGCGACGCCATCAAGGCGTTTTATCTCATCTCGGGTGAGACGCCCGTCATCCCGCGCTGGGCGCTGGGCAACTGGTGGAGCAGGTACTACCCGTACAGCGACGACGAGTACGTCGGCCTCATGGACGATTTCGAGAAGCATCGAGTGCCGCTGTCGGTTGCCGTCATCGACATGGACTGGCACCTGGTTGACGACCCGCGGGTTATCGCCGATGGTCAGAACGGCTGGACTGGATATTCGTGGGACCGCAAGCTGTTCCCACACCCGCGTCGCTTCCTGGCAGAGCTGCACAAGCGTGGGTTGAAGACGACTCTCAACGACCACCCGGCCGACGGTGTGCACAGGTACGAAGACTTGTACGAGGAGTTTTGCCGCGCGGTTGGCCGGGATCCAGCATCGGGGGAGCCGGTAGCGTTTGACATAACAAACCGCAAATACATGCGTGCATACTTTGAGGTCCTGCTCAAACCGCTCCAAGAGGACGGCTGCGACTTTTGGTGGATAGACTGGCAGCAAGGCGAGTACACCAAGCTGCGCGGCGTTGATCCGCTCTGGGTGCTCAACCACTTCCACTACCAGCACATCAAGAGCAGCAAGATGCCCCAGCCCCTGATCCTGTCGCGGTATGCCGGGCCCGGCAGCCACCGGTATCCGCTCGGCTTCTCCGGGGACAGCGTGGTTTCGTGGGACAGCCTGCGCTTCCAGCCCGCCTTCACGGCGACGGCGTCCAACATTGGCTACGGCTGGTGGAGCCACGACATTGGCGGCCACTACCTGGGTGCCAAGAGCGTCGAGCTCACCACGCGCTGGGTCCAGCTCGGCGTCTTCTCGCCCATCATGCGCCTGCACTCGTCCAACACGCGCTGGGTGTCCAAGGAGCCGTGGCTCTTGCCCACCGGCGGGCCACAGGAGACGGTCTTGGACTTTATGAGGTTGCGGCACCGGCTGCTGCCGTACCTGTACTCGATGAACGTGCGCGCCTCAGAGGAGGGAATGCCGCTCGTGCAGCCCATGTACTGGGAGTGCCCGACGCGCCACGAGGCGTACCGCGTCGAGAACCAGTTCCTCTTTGGCAGCAGCATGATGGTGCTGCCCATCACGGATCCGCTTGACCCGACGTACCGGCTCGCCAAGACCAAGGGCTGGTTGCCTCCGGGCAGGTGGGTGGACTACTTCACCGGCAGGATATACACTGGAGACCGCGAGGCGTGGATGAGCAGGCCCCTGGATCAGTATCCCGTGTTTGTCAGGGAGGGATCCATTGTGGTCTTGGATGCTGCCGAAAAGCTCCAAAACAGCACACCGCTGCCCAGCTCTCTCGAGGTCGTGCTCGCTGTTGACCAAAGCTCCGGAAACGCCTGCTTCGACCTCCACGAAGACGTACAGGCCAAAGACGGCGAAATCAGACGCTTGACTACAAAGATTGAATGGACAGCAGAGACGAGCACCGTCACAATCACCAATCCCCCAGGCTCACCCAAGGATTCCCATCCCACCCGGGAATGGAACCTGCTCTTCCTCGCCCAGCACGGCAGCAGGTGCACCTTGACCAACGCGCAAAACAACGCGCAGCTCCGCCGCCAACCCGACGAAAGGGGCTCGCGCTTCACCCTGGGCAGCTTCCCGTCCGACGAGCCCATCGTGGTGACGCTcggcggcgcgggcggcATGCGGAACAAGAACCCGATCGGCCACATCGAGAAGATGCTGGGCGATGCCGAGATCGAGTATGCGCTCAAGGACACCATCTGGGCTGCGTTGACGGTCGAGATGGGCAAGAAGACCTACCAGGCGCGCCCAAAGAACGAGCAGCTGCAGGGCGTGCAGGCCTTGGAGATTGATGACAGTCTGAGGCATGCCATTGTGGAGTTGTTGCTGCTCGAGTATGAGGACATTTGA